ACCAAAAATTTTGGGTATTGCATCGTATCCGAGTTATGTTTTTGTTCATATACTTGGTTTGCTTCTTGGCTTGTAATTTGtgatttaaattttggtgaatttttggtTCAGAAGGAAAGttcaaaatcaaagaaaaaatggCAAAGCAAAACCAAGGATTCGGAGCCTGCAGTTCCTTTGCCTCAAGAAACTGAAACGGAAACAAAAACTGAAGAGCCTGAACCTCCTCCCCCTGAAGATGCCAAACCAGCGGAAGCTGAAAATAAGCCTAAAAGACACACCCACTTCATCGCTCTTGCCACCGCTATGGCTGCTGCCGCCGCGGTCGCAGCTTCTAAGGCGACTGCTGAGGCTGTTCGCGTCGCTTCTTTACAACGCATATCGTCGGAGAGAACGGCTGCTACCAAGATTCAAACTGCATTTCGCGGATACTTGGTATGAGATcgctcctttttatttatttattttttatgttaagcTCTTAATTACTTCATGCATACCTGAGATCAATTGAAAATTCATGAAACTATCTGAAAGTTCTAATGTTAAAAATTCCAagtttttttatcaattaaacaaataaaaatattaacctattttatttttaatttcttttaagtaTTCGTGTTTGATTCATATTTATGAagaagatttaattttttaaagatgtTTAAAATATCTAGGAAAATTAGATGGAAGTTAAATATTAACGAAAAATTTAATCATAGGAGAAGGAAGTAATTCCATTTGAGTTTATCAAGCAAAGAGTGCATTGCGAGCATTTAAAGTTTACAATCATAAATTCAATGAAACATCCCATTGATGAGCAAATTAGTTGCATTTATGCAAATGAATTTATGGCATAGCATTGCAAGCTTTGAGAAAGATACAGATACTTGTGTTGAACATATCTCTCACATCCAAACAACAGAATTTGCCATCACAACTTCAATGAAACTTCCCATTCATGAACACTTACTTGTATTTATACGCAATTGGAGTGCAATAGTTGTTTATTGGGATCCTATACCAGTATTTGAATGTAATGTGAACTTTTCTAGAAGATCAAAGATACTCGTATTAGATATATATTAATGTCAATGAAACATCCCTTTCATCATGAGCCATCAGTTGTATTTTATGCAAAGGAAGTGATTGCATTTGAGTGGTATGTCAGGCTCGGAGGGCATTGCCAGAATTGAGAAGGTCGGAGAGATTGAAATCAATGATAGAAGGGCAATCCGTGAAAGAGCAAGCGAAAACTGCATTAAGATGCATGCAAACAATGGGTGGAGTGCAGTCCCGGATTCGTGGAATGAGGCTTAGAATGTTGGAAGAGAACCAAATTCTTCATCACCACCTTCAACAGAAACGCCACAAAGAGCTTGACAAGTTTAATGCCTCTGTATGTGCCTACCTAAAGCTTCCCACATTTTTTTGATTATTATGCTTGTTACATGATATATTGTTATTTCCTTAGAATTATTCTGCATGCTAATTGTGGGGAAATAAACAGATGGGAGGAGAGTGGCATGATGGTAGAAAGTCGAAGGAGCAATCTGAAGCAATAAAGCAGTATAAGCAAGAAGCTGCTATGCGAAGGGAAAGAGCTTTAGCTTATGCCTTCACTCGCCAGGTATTATTTGCCACTTCTCCCCCCAACCCcccttttctttcagctttttAAAGTTAAACAGTACTTTTAAACCTACAACACGTTTTGGGATAAAAATCAAGATGTATACTGAAAAACTTAGCCTTTTATCCATTTTATCACTTTCACCGTTATTCTTTTTTCAGATTATTTTGGTTTTTAACCTTCAACATTTAGTTAAATTGCTTTTTTTTAAGGGAACAATTaactaaactataaaaattttaaaggtattGCCATTGGCACTTGCATGATAGTCCAatgtataattaataaaaattcaataaatttaaaaaatttaataaaaattcaacaaattaaaaaaagttttagaaaaattatacAACTTAACAATGAAGTATTTGTAGATTGCTACGTGAGTTGTCACATCaataccattaaaattttaatagtttagtcaattttatcgtaaaaaaattaatttagctaaatttTAAGGGTTGAAGactaaagtgataaaaaaataGGGTAAAGTACACAATTGGTCACccaatttttatatgttttcattttgggaatcgaaaataaaaaaatttgcatacTGAGTATTGCCGTTAGCAattgttttcattttcatcactcaactttaataagttttcattttggtcattaccgtttaattcaatattattttacACTCATTTTAGTCACCAAAccttaataagttttttttaatcactcattttatctttttcaaaaaatatctATTACCTAAAATTTTACAGGAAATTGAGTTATTCAACTGTGGAGATGAAACCCAAATTTTTCTCGTAACTCAAATCTATATAAAAACTCAAGTCTTCCCCTGAaacttaaaaactaaaaatcaattc
The genomic region above belongs to Gossypium hirsutum isolate 1008001.06 chromosome D05, Gossypium_hirsutum_v2.1, whole genome shotgun sequence and contains:
- the LOC107902433 gene encoding protein IQ-DOMAIN 1, with amino-acid sequence MGKKRDWFWFVKKALTPESKKDQKESSKSKKKWQSKTKDSEPAVPLPQETETETKTEEPEPPPPEDAKPAEAENKPKRHTHFIALATAMAAAAAVAASKATAEAVRVASLQRISSERTAATKIQTAFRGYLARRALPELRRSERLKSMIEGQSVKEQAKTALRCMQTMGGVQSRIRGMRLRMLEENQILHHHLQQKRHKELDKFNASMGGEWHDGRKSKEQSEAIKQYKQEAAMRRERALAYAFTRQRSWKVSSKAANQTLMDQNTPHWGWSWLERWMAARPWDIPCSSPNSASVNTLVSSSISNNDNKPSPTPSKPTPPPPSKIPSFSSLSSQIRQPSPRGTPPGGVECSTPDRDRRRQSSIGGFSSAKDDKSVGSSAEKAPSWMKQVRASQLSRSLKHDRIPEKGLAGTAKKRLSFPTTAGKVRI